A genome region from Trichosurus vulpecula isolate mTriVul1 chromosome 5, mTriVul1.pri, whole genome shotgun sequence includes the following:
- the NINJ2 gene encoding ninjurin-2 — protein MLDVALFMSNATRLKAVLEQEPPSPYYTVLVTFLSISLLLQVVIGILLIITARVNLNEVSKQQWLNQLNNATMVMVFITVIINIFITAFGVQKMGQPWPTPRPQ, from the exons ATGCTGGACGTGGCCCTCTTCATGTCCAACGCCACTCGACTGAAGGCCGTTCTGGAACAGGAACCACCCTCCCCCTACTACACAGTCCTGGTCACCTTCCTCAGCATCTCTCTCCTCTTGCAGGTGGTCATTGGGATCCTCCTCATCATAACTG CCCGAGTGAATTTGAATGAGGTGTCAAAGCAACAGTGGCTGAACCAGCTCAACAACGCAACCATGGTCATGGTCTTCATAACCGTCATCATCAACATTTTCATCACGGCCTTTGGGGTGCAGAAGATGGGGCAACCCTGGCCCACACCCAGGCCTCAGTGA